A window from Candidatus Omnitrophota bacterium encodes these proteins:
- a CDS encoding XRE family transcriptional regulator: MKIVGVNIKRLRGDQGLTLRALANKLGISASFLSQVESGKASPSLATLKSISDALSTTIGSLIGEGQKLENDPIVRSGERKHVQEVGKGINLYLLTSRDPNKQMEPLLFKLQEGATSGERSYKHFGQEFVLVLKGSIEVTLNDMAYILRKGDSIYFNSNVPHAFKNMGKEEAEAVWVVTPPTF; the protein is encoded by the coding sequence ATGAAGATCGTTGGTGTGAATATAAAAAGATTGCGGGGCGACCAGGGGCTGACGTTAAGGGCCCTGGCAAATAAACTTGGGATCAGCGCCAGTTTTTTATCACAGGTTGAGAGCGGTAAAGCTTCACCGTCTTTAGCAACCTTAAAAAGCATTTCGGATGCTCTGTCGACGACTATCGGCAGTCTGATAGGCGAAGGGCAGAAACTGGAAAACGACCCCATAGTAAGATCCGGCGAAAGAAAGCATGTCCAGGAAGTGGGGAAGGGGATAAACCTGTATCTCTTGACATCACGTGATCCGAATAAGCAGATGGAGCCGTTGTTATTTAAACTCCAGGAAGGCGCGACGTCAGGAGAAAGATCGTATAAGCATTTCGGGCAGGAATTTGTTTTGGTGCTAAAGGGATCGATAGAAGTTACTCTTAACGATATGGCATATATATTAAGGAAGGGCGATAGTATATATTTTAATTCAAATGTCCCGCATGCGTTTAAAAATATGGGGAAGGAAGAAGCGGAGGCAGTATGGGTTGTGACACCACCTACTTTCTAA